From a single Nostoc sp. MS1 genomic region:
- the ndk gene encoding nucleoside-diphosphate kinase, with translation MERTFLAIKPDGVQRKLVGEIIRRFETKGFTLVGLKFLQVSKELAEEHYGVHRERPFFSSLVEFITSGPVVAMVWEGDGVIASARKIIGATNPLTAEPGTIRGDFGINIGRNLIHGSDAPETAQKEISLWFTDAELVSWQPHLTPWLHE, from the coding sequence TTGGAACGCACATTCTTAGCAATTAAGCCCGATGGCGTGCAGCGTAAACTCGTTGGCGAAATTATACGTCGCTTTGAAACAAAAGGTTTTACCCTCGTGGGTTTAAAGTTTCTCCAAGTCAGTAAAGAGTTGGCGGAAGAACATTATGGTGTCCACAGAGAAAGACCTTTCTTTTCCAGTCTAGTTGAATTTATCACTTCTGGCCCGGTAGTAGCGATGGTTTGGGAAGGTGATGGTGTAATTGCTTCTGCCAGAAAAATTATTGGTGCAACCAATCCCCTCACAGCAGAACCCGGAACAATTCGGGGCGATTTTGGCATTAACATCGGCCGCAACCTCATCCACGGTTCTGATGCACCAGAAACCGCACAAAAAGAAATCAGTCTGTGGTTTACAGATGCAGAATTAGTCAGTTGGCAACCACACTTAACCCCTTGGTTGCACGAATAG
- a CDS encoding TerC family protein: protein MLDQIFDYLNFHFSVEASIVLLILVLLEAVLSADNAIALAAIAQGLEDKNLERQALNIGLVVAYVLRITLLLTATEVQKFWQFELLGAAYLLWLVFQHFTSQETEDDHHHGPRFASLWQAIPVIAFTDLAFSLDSVTTAIAVSQETWLVITGTTIGIVTLRFMAGLFIRWLDEFENLEDAGYITVALVGLRLLLKVVNNDFVPPEWLMITAIAIIFSWGFSKRSFKESPQVEVEKSEVSK, encoded by the coding sequence ATGCTAGACCAAATTTTTGATTACCTAAACTTTCATTTCAGCGTGGAAGCCTCTATAGTCCTGCTGATATTAGTACTTCTAGAGGCGGTACTGTCAGCAGATAACGCGATCGCTCTAGCTGCTATTGCCCAAGGACTAGAAGACAAAAACCTGGAACGCCAAGCCCTCAACATTGGTTTAGTCGTGGCTTATGTGCTGCGAATTACCTTACTGTTGACTGCCACTGAGGTACAAAAATTTTGGCAATTTGAGCTTTTGGGTGCTGCCTACTTGCTTTGGTTGGTGTTCCAACACTTTACTTCACAAGAAACAGAAGACGACCATCATCACGGCCCGCGTTTTGCTTCTTTGTGGCAAGCCATACCCGTGATTGCGTTTACTGACTTAGCCTTTTCTTTAGATAGCGTGACAACAGCGATCGCCGTCTCTCAAGAAACTTGGCTAGTGATTACAGGCACAACAATCGGCATCGTCACCCTGCGATTCATGGCAGGATTATTTATTCGCTGGTTAGATGAATTTGAAAACTTAGAAGACGCAGGTTATATAACTGTAGCTTTAGTAGGCTTGCGCCTGTTATTAAAAGTTGTAAATAATGATTTTGTCCCGCCTGAATGGTTAATGATTACGGCGATCGCCATTATTTTCTCCTGGGGCTTTTCTAAGCGTAGTTTCAAAGAATCACCCCAAGTAGAAGTAGAAAAAAGTGAAGTGTCGAAGTGA
- a CDS encoding metalloregulator ArsR/SmtB family transcription factor codes for MPLEQPDILINFFKALADESRLRIVGILANQEYSVEELAKVMQLKESIVSHHLAKLQKFNLVSMRSQDDTYLYKLDNTTLQTIGKEIFQDKNRTNVLNNGESETWSRKILKNFFEGDPFLENSNVRLKEIPASRKKRLVILKWLVNQFHVGVNYPEREVNAILQNYHPDYATLRRELIENQLMQRSQGIYWRIADI; via the coding sequence ATGCCACTAGAACAACCTGATATTTTAATTAATTTCTTTAAAGCTTTAGCAGATGAGAGCCGCCTGAGAATAGTAGGGATTTTAGCTAACCAAGAGTATAGCGTCGAAGAATTGGCCAAGGTGATGCAACTCAAAGAGTCGATAGTATCTCACCATCTGGCAAAGTTACAGAAATTCAATCTAGTCAGTATGCGTTCTCAAGATGATACTTACCTCTATAAATTGGATAACACCACATTACAAACTATTGGTAAGGAAATTTTTCAGGATAAAAATAGAACAAATGTATTAAATAATGGGGAAAGTGAAACATGGTCAAGAAAAATTCTCAAAAACTTTTTTGAAGGTGATCCTTTCCTGGAAAACTCAAATGTACGACTCAAAGAAATTCCCGCTAGTCGCAAAAAGCGTTTAGTTATCCTCAAATGGTTAGTAAATCAATTCCATGTGGGAGTTAATTATCCAGAACGGGAGGTAAATGCAATTCTGCAAAATTACCATCCTGACTATGCTACTTTGCGACGAGAGTTAATAGAAAACCAACTCATGCAACGCTCACAAGGGATTTATTGGCGAATAGCAGATATATAG
- a CDS encoding metalloregulator ArsR/SmtB family transcription factor — protein sequence MKQEQFQTLLQFFKVLADESRLKILGILANQECSVEELAALMQLKEPTVSHHLSRLKELNLVTMRPEGNSRIYQLDSEVLQSISKEILSPEKIASLVEDVDIEAWESKVLRNYLEIDINSTQGIQRIKEIPASRKKRLVILKWLVSKFELGINYSEREVNDIINLYHPDYATLRRELISYKLMQRENGVYWRLMQT from the coding sequence ATGAAACAAGAGCAATTTCAAACCTTACTGCAATTTTTCAAAGTGTTAGCTGACGAAAGCCGATTGAAAATTTTAGGGATCTTAGCAAATCAAGAGTGTAGCGTCGAAGAATTAGCGGCGCTGATGCAGCTTAAAGAGCCGACAGTTTCCCATCATCTGTCCAGACTCAAAGAGCTAAATTTAGTCACCATGCGTCCAGAAGGCAATAGCCGGATATATCAATTAGATAGTGAAGTGTTGCAAAGTATCAGCAAGGAAATTCTTTCTCCAGAAAAAATTGCCTCGTTAGTTGAAGATGTAGATATCGAAGCTTGGGAAAGCAAAGTCTTAAGGAACTATCTAGAGATAGATATCAACAGTACACAAGGAATCCAACGTATCAAAGAAATTCCAGCCAGCCGCAAGAAGCGCTTAGTCATTCTTAAATGGTTAGTAAGCAAATTTGAGTTAGGTATTAATTACTCAGAACGCGAAGTCAATGACATTATCAATCTTTACCATCCAGATTACGCAACTCTCAGACGAGAGTTGATTAGTTATAAGTTAATGCAACGAGAAAATGGAGTCTACTGGCGGTTAATGCAAACGTGA
- a CDS encoding helix-turn-helix domain-containing protein has translation MLRQGTSLVQAARFLGMDQSSLYMALQKGQIPTHKSNGRTVVSQGALLDYRARTRNL, from the coding sequence ATGCTTAGACAAGGTACTTCGCTTGTCCAAGCTGCCAGATTTTTGGGAATGGATCAAAGTTCTCTGTATATGGCTTTGCAAAAAGGGCAAATTCCCACGCACAAAAGCAATGGGCGGACAGTAGTTAGTCAAGGTGCGCTACTAGATTATCGAGCCAGGACAAGAAATTTGTAA